One Kryptolebias marmoratus isolate JLee-2015 linkage group LG21, ASM164957v2, whole genome shotgun sequence DNA segment encodes these proteins:
- the nrbp2b gene encoding nuclear receptor-binding protein 2b isoform X1, giving the protein MTMSVPERKSGSEGKEEESEDESEILEESPCGRWQKRKEQVSQGNVPGVESASLAMDTEEGVEVVWNEVLFSDKKVFKAQEEKIKEMFENLMQVEHPNIVKFHKYWLDMKESQARVIFITEYMSSGSLKQFLKKTKKNHKTMNVKAWKRWCTQILSALSYLHSCDPPIIHGNLTCDTIFIQHNGLIKIGSVWHRLFVNVFPDASVHSKGRQHRDEQRNLHFFAPEYGAGEDDYSIDIFSFGICALEMAVLEIQANGDTAVSKEAIVNAGQSLEDPLMREFTQSCLRHDPKFRPTAHDLLFHRVLFEVHSLKLLAAHCLINNQYLLPENCVEEKTKSFDPNAVMAEIKHDDRLGVQLKYSHVSPLELDKFLEDVKNGIYPLMNFASARPHPVPRALSLSQEQVETVKTPTPEPQETETRKVVQMHCNLESNEEGTKTHVSHTVLQLSLFLKMDDKLHRQLSCDIFPTDSPKDLASELVHYAFINEEDSEKVAGFLEDAISRHRVRALASGSTQ; this is encoded by the exons GTGAGCCAAGGTAATGTCCCGGGTGTGGAGAGTGCCTCTCTGGCCATGGACACGGAGGAAGGTGTCGAGGTGGTGTGGAATGAAGTTCTCTTCTCTGACAAGAAGGTCTTCAAAGCTCAGGAG GAGAAAATCAAAGAGATGTTTGAGAACTTGATGCAGGTTGAACACCCCAACATTGTCAAGTTTCACAAGTACTGGCTTGACATGAAAGAGAGCCAGGCTCGG GTTATTTTCATCACTGAATACATGTCGTCAGGCAGCCTGAAGCAATTcctgaagaagacaaagaagaacCACAAGACCATGAATGTGAAG gcCTGGAAGAGATGGTGTACCCAGATTCTGTCGGCGCTCAG CTATCTGCACTCCTGCGACCCTCCGATAATCCATGGCAACCTGACGTGTGACACCATCTTCATCCAGCACAATGGCCTCATCAAGATCGGCTCAG tgTGGCACCGGCTATTTGTTAATG TGTTCCCAGATGCCAGTGTTCACAGTAAAGGAAGGCAACACCGTGATGAGCAGAGGAATCTTCACTTTTTTGCTCCAGAATACGGAG CCGGTGAAGATGATTACTCCATAGACATCTTCTCCTTTGGCATCTGTGCTCTAGAG ATGGCGGTGTTGGAAATCCAGGCCAATGGAGACACTGCTGTGTCCAAGGAGGCCATTGTCAATGCAGGTCAATCTCTGGAAGACCCCCTCATGAGA GAGTTCACGCAGTCGTGTTTACGTCACGACCCCAAGTTCCGTCCCACAGCTCACGACCTCCTGTTCCACAGAGTCCTATTCGAAGTCCACTCCCTCAAACTGCTCGCCGCCCACTGCCTCATCAACAACCAGT ACCTGCTTCCGGAAAACTGTGTGGAAGAGAAAACCAAGTCGTTTGACCCCAACGCCGTCATGGCTGAGATTAAACATGACGACAGACTCGGAGTTCAGCTCAA GTACTCTCATGTTTCTCCTTTGGAACTGGACAAGTTTCTGGAGGATGTCAA AAATGGGATTTACCCGCTGATGAACTTCGCCTCGGCTCGACCTCACCCCGTCCCTCGAGCTCTGTCCTTGTCTCAGGAGCAGGTTGAGACTGTGAAGACGCCGACTCCTGAACCCCAGGAGACCGAGACGAGAAAG GTTGTTCAGATGCACTGTAACTTGGAGTCGAATGAAGAAGGGACCAAAACTCATGTGAGTCACACAGTACTACAG CTCTCTTTGTTCCTGAAGATGGATGATAAACTTCATAGGCAGCTTAGCTGTGACATCTTTCCAA CGGACTCCCCGAAGGACCTTGCCAGCGAACTTGTTCACTACGCCTTTATAAATGAG GAGGACAGTGAGAAGGTGGCGGGGTTCCTGGAGGACGCCATCAGCCGACACCGGGTCCGAGCGCTCGCGTCTGGGAGCACACAGTGA
- the nrbp2b gene encoding nuclear receptor-binding protein 2b isoform X3 gives MPQVSQGNVPGVESASLAMDTEEGVEVVWNEVLFSDKKVFKAQEEKIKEMFENLMQVEHPNIVKFHKYWLDMKESQARVIFITEYMSSGSLKQFLKKTKKNHKTMNVKAWKRWCTQILSALSYLHSCDPPIIHGNLTCDTIFIQHNGLIKIGSVWHRLFVNVFPDASVHSKGRQHRDEQRNLHFFAPEYGAGEDDYSIDIFSFGICALEMAVLEIQANGDTAVSKEAIVNAGQSLEDPLMREFTQSCLRHDPKFRPTAHDLLFHRVLFEVHSLKLLAAHCLINNQYLLPENCVEEKTKSFDPNAVMAEIKHDDRLGVQLKYSHVSPLELDKFLEDVKNGIYPLMNFASARPHPVPRALSLSQEQVETVKTPTPEPQETETRKVVQMHCNLESNEEGTKTHVSHTVLQLSLFLKMDDKLHRQLSCDIFPTDSPKDLASELVHYAFINEEDSEKVAGFLEDAISRHRVRALASGSTQ, from the exons GTGAGCCAAGGTAATGTCCCGGGTGTGGAGAGTGCCTCTCTGGCCATGGACACGGAGGAAGGTGTCGAGGTGGTGTGGAATGAAGTTCTCTTCTCTGACAAGAAGGTCTTCAAAGCTCAGGAG GAGAAAATCAAAGAGATGTTTGAGAACTTGATGCAGGTTGAACACCCCAACATTGTCAAGTTTCACAAGTACTGGCTTGACATGAAAGAGAGCCAGGCTCGG GTTATTTTCATCACTGAATACATGTCGTCAGGCAGCCTGAAGCAATTcctgaagaagacaaagaagaacCACAAGACCATGAATGTGAAG gcCTGGAAGAGATGGTGTACCCAGATTCTGTCGGCGCTCAG CTATCTGCACTCCTGCGACCCTCCGATAATCCATGGCAACCTGACGTGTGACACCATCTTCATCCAGCACAATGGCCTCATCAAGATCGGCTCAG tgTGGCACCGGCTATTTGTTAATG TGTTCCCAGATGCCAGTGTTCACAGTAAAGGAAGGCAACACCGTGATGAGCAGAGGAATCTTCACTTTTTTGCTCCAGAATACGGAG CCGGTGAAGATGATTACTCCATAGACATCTTCTCCTTTGGCATCTGTGCTCTAGAG ATGGCGGTGTTGGAAATCCAGGCCAATGGAGACACTGCTGTGTCCAAGGAGGCCATTGTCAATGCAGGTCAATCTCTGGAAGACCCCCTCATGAGA GAGTTCACGCAGTCGTGTTTACGTCACGACCCCAAGTTCCGTCCCACAGCTCACGACCTCCTGTTCCACAGAGTCCTATTCGAAGTCCACTCCCTCAAACTGCTCGCCGCCCACTGCCTCATCAACAACCAGT ACCTGCTTCCGGAAAACTGTGTGGAAGAGAAAACCAAGTCGTTTGACCCCAACGCCGTCATGGCTGAGATTAAACATGACGACAGACTCGGAGTTCAGCTCAA GTACTCTCATGTTTCTCCTTTGGAACTGGACAAGTTTCTGGAGGATGTCAA AAATGGGATTTACCCGCTGATGAACTTCGCCTCGGCTCGACCTCACCCCGTCCCTCGAGCTCTGTCCTTGTCTCAGGAGCAGGTTGAGACTGTGAAGACGCCGACTCCTGAACCCCAGGAGACCGAGACGAGAAAG GTTGTTCAGATGCACTGTAACTTGGAGTCGAATGAAGAAGGGACCAAAACTCATGTGAGTCACACAGTACTACAG CTCTCTTTGTTCCTGAAGATGGATGATAAACTTCATAGGCAGCTTAGCTGTGACATCTTTCCAA CGGACTCCCCGAAGGACCTTGCCAGCGAACTTGTTCACTACGCCTTTATAAATGAG GAGGACAGTGAGAAGGTGGCGGGGTTCCTGGAGGACGCCATCAGCCGACACCGGGTCCGAGCGCTCGCGTCTGGGAGCACACAGTGA
- the nrbp2b gene encoding nuclear receptor-binding protein 2b isoform X2 encodes MTMSVPERKSGSEGKEEESEDESEILEESPCGRWQKRKEQVSQGNVPGVESASLAMDTEEGVEVVWNEVLFSDKKVFKAQEEKIKEMFENLMQVEHPNIVKFHKYWLDMKESQARVIFITEYMSSGSLKQFLKKTKKNHKTMNVKAWKRWCTQILSALSYLHSCDPPIIHGNLTCDTIFIQHNGLIKIGSVWHRLFVNVFPDASVHSKGRQHRDEQRNLHFFAPEYGAGEDDYSIDIFSFGICALEMAVLEIQANGDTAVSKEAIVNAGQSLEDPLMREFTQSCLRHDPKFRPTAHDLLFHRVLFEVHSLKLLAAHCLINNQYLLPENCVEEKTKSFDPNAVMAEIKHDDRLGVQLKYSHVSPLELDKFLEDVKNGIYPLMNFASARPHPVPRALSLSQEQVETVKTPTPEPQETETRKVVQMHCNLESNEEGTKTHLSLFLKMDDKLHRQLSCDIFPTDSPKDLASELVHYAFINEEDSEKVAGFLEDAISRHRVRALASGSTQ; translated from the exons GTGAGCCAAGGTAATGTCCCGGGTGTGGAGAGTGCCTCTCTGGCCATGGACACGGAGGAAGGTGTCGAGGTGGTGTGGAATGAAGTTCTCTTCTCTGACAAGAAGGTCTTCAAAGCTCAGGAG GAGAAAATCAAAGAGATGTTTGAGAACTTGATGCAGGTTGAACACCCCAACATTGTCAAGTTTCACAAGTACTGGCTTGACATGAAAGAGAGCCAGGCTCGG GTTATTTTCATCACTGAATACATGTCGTCAGGCAGCCTGAAGCAATTcctgaagaagacaaagaagaacCACAAGACCATGAATGTGAAG gcCTGGAAGAGATGGTGTACCCAGATTCTGTCGGCGCTCAG CTATCTGCACTCCTGCGACCCTCCGATAATCCATGGCAACCTGACGTGTGACACCATCTTCATCCAGCACAATGGCCTCATCAAGATCGGCTCAG tgTGGCACCGGCTATTTGTTAATG TGTTCCCAGATGCCAGTGTTCACAGTAAAGGAAGGCAACACCGTGATGAGCAGAGGAATCTTCACTTTTTTGCTCCAGAATACGGAG CCGGTGAAGATGATTACTCCATAGACATCTTCTCCTTTGGCATCTGTGCTCTAGAG ATGGCGGTGTTGGAAATCCAGGCCAATGGAGACACTGCTGTGTCCAAGGAGGCCATTGTCAATGCAGGTCAATCTCTGGAAGACCCCCTCATGAGA GAGTTCACGCAGTCGTGTTTACGTCACGACCCCAAGTTCCGTCCCACAGCTCACGACCTCCTGTTCCACAGAGTCCTATTCGAAGTCCACTCCCTCAAACTGCTCGCCGCCCACTGCCTCATCAACAACCAGT ACCTGCTTCCGGAAAACTGTGTGGAAGAGAAAACCAAGTCGTTTGACCCCAACGCCGTCATGGCTGAGATTAAACATGACGACAGACTCGGAGTTCAGCTCAA GTACTCTCATGTTTCTCCTTTGGAACTGGACAAGTTTCTGGAGGATGTCAA AAATGGGATTTACCCGCTGATGAACTTCGCCTCGGCTCGACCTCACCCCGTCCCTCGAGCTCTGTCCTTGTCTCAGGAGCAGGTTGAGACTGTGAAGACGCCGACTCCTGAACCCCAGGAGACCGAGACGAGAAAG GTTGTTCAGATGCACTGTAACTTGGAGTCGAATGAAGAAGGGACCAAAACTCAT CTCTCTTTGTTCCTGAAGATGGATGATAAACTTCATAGGCAGCTTAGCTGTGACATCTTTCCAA CGGACTCCCCGAAGGACCTTGCCAGCGAACTTGTTCACTACGCCTTTATAAATGAG GAGGACAGTGAGAAGGTGGCGGGGTTCCTGGAGGACGCCATCAGCCGACACCGGGTCCGAGCGCTCGCGTCTGGGAGCACACAGTGA